Proteins co-encoded in one Leptospira inadai serovar Lyme str. 10 genomic window:
- a CDS encoding rhomboid family intramembrane serine protease: MAYYSGGFGIEVTPVVRRLLFLNLGVFVLEFILKLASPQTLGLFLGIFGLVPDFVLHKFFAWQVLTYAFLHDPNSIFHILFNMLSLWMFGSTLEAYWGSKNFLKFYLVSCIGGGILPLFAHLLGFPQGTIVGASGGLYGLLIAFALIWPNRELYYFAIFPIKAKYFVLILLLLIGFTSSSSGVAVTAHAGGALFGALYFFYNNKLKYKLGFSLPSFSLSRWFQKRKMKRWQEEMHSREKAKDEVDRLLEKISRDGMHSLSRKEKKFLKEASTKYYDSKE, from the coding sequence ATGGCATACTACTCCGGCGGATTCGGTATTGAAGTTACTCCTGTAGTTCGTAGGCTTCTTTTTTTGAACCTGGGAGTTTTCGTTTTAGAGTTCATACTGAAATTAGCCTCTCCGCAAACTCTAGGTCTTTTTTTGGGAATATTCGGGTTGGTGCCCGACTTCGTACTTCATAAATTTTTCGCCTGGCAGGTCCTAACCTACGCCTTTCTTCATGACCCGAATTCTATCTTTCATATTCTTTTTAACATGCTTTCACTCTGGATGTTCGGCTCGACGTTGGAAGCATATTGGGGAAGTAAGAATTTTCTAAAGTTCTATTTGGTTTCCTGCATTGGAGGCGGAATCCTTCCTTTATTCGCTCATCTTTTAGGTTTTCCGCAAGGAACGATCGTCGGAGCTTCGGGAGGCTTGTACGGACTCCTAATCGCTTTCGCATTGATCTGGCCTAACAGAGAATTGTACTACTTCGCCATCTTTCCGATTAAGGCCAAATATTTCGTCCTGATCCTACTGCTCTTAATCGGGTTCACCTCTTCGTCCAGCGGCGTCGCAGTTACGGCTCATGCCGGAGGCGCTCTTTTCGGAGCCTTGTATTTCTTTTATAATAATAAATTAAAATATAAATTGGGATTTAGCTTACCTTCCTTTTCTCTTTCTCGCTGGTTTCAAAAAAGAAAAATGAAGCGCTGGCAGGAGGAAATGCACAGTCGGGAAAAAGCGAAGGACGAAGTGGACCGCCTTCTGGAAAAAATTTCCAGAGACGGAATGCATTCTTTAAGTAGAAAGGAAAAGAAATTCCTGAAGGAAGCTTCCACGAAATATTACGATTCCAAGGAATAA
- the lpdA gene encoding dihydrolipoyl dehydrogenase has translation MAEEFDVLVIGSGPGGYVNAIRAAQLGLKTGIIEKRKTLGGTCLNVGCIPSKALLDSSEEYHKVLHKTQDHGIGVGKVTLDLGKLMERKNVIVKEVTDGVDYLMKKNKITRYEGFGKLLGGGNVEVSLTDGKKEILSAKHIVLATGSVPIDIPSLPVDGKTIITSDHAIDLRVVPKKLVIIGAGVIGLELGSVWQRLGSQVTVVELLPGLLTNIDKSFGNLLQRSLEGQGFDFLFEHKVLGASSGKSGVKVKIAAPDGKESELDADVVLVAIGRKPFIEGIGLEDAGVQLTERKRIKVDSHFRTNIPGIYAIGDVIDGPMLAHKAEEEGVALAELIAGQSGHVNYLAVPSIMYTWPELAWVGKGEEELKAAGVEYKTGKSLFKPNARAKAMNEAEGQVKILADKKTDKILGAFVFGPRASDMIAELAVAVEFGASAEDIARSFHAHPTLSEVVKEAAMAVDKWAIHA, from the coding sequence ATGGCGGAAGAATTCGACGTACTAGTTATCGGTTCGGGCCCGGGTGGATACGTAAATGCGATCCGCGCCGCTCAGTTGGGCTTAAAGACCGGAATCATCGAAAAGAGAAAAACCCTGGGGGGAACCTGCTTAAACGTAGGATGCATTCCTTCCAAGGCCTTATTGGACTCTTCGGAAGAATATCATAAAGTTCTTCATAAAACCCAGGACCACGGGATCGGAGTCGGCAAGGTTACGCTCGATCTCGGTAAGTTGATGGAACGTAAGAATGTGATCGTTAAGGAAGTCACCGACGGCGTCGACTACTTGATGAAAAAGAATAAGATCACTCGTTACGAAGGTTTCGGAAAATTATTGGGCGGGGGAAACGTAGAGGTTTCGCTTACCGATGGAAAAAAGGAAATTCTATCCGCAAAGCATATCGTATTGGCGACAGGATCCGTTCCGATCGATATTCCTAGTCTTCCGGTGGACGGAAAAACGATCATTACTTCGGATCATGCGATCGATCTTCGGGTCGTCCCGAAAAAACTCGTTATTATCGGCGCCGGCGTTATCGGACTCGAATTAGGATCCGTTTGGCAACGCCTGGGTTCCCAGGTCACGGTCGTCGAGTTGCTACCAGGTCTATTAACGAATATTGATAAATCCTTCGGGAACTTACTCCAAAGAAGTTTGGAAGGTCAGGGATTCGATTTCTTATTCGAGCACAAGGTCTTGGGCGCCAGTTCGGGTAAGAGCGGCGTGAAGGTTAAAATTGCGGCGCCCGACGGCAAGGAATCCGAGCTGGATGCGGATGTCGTTTTAGTGGCGATCGGACGAAAGCCCTTCATCGAGGGGATCGGCTTGGAGGACGCAGGGGTCCAATTAACCGAGAGAAAACGCATCAAAGTGGATTCCCATTTCCGGACGAATATTCCGGGTATCTATGCCATCGGCGATGTGATCGACGGCCCCATGCTGGCGCATAAAGCCGAAGAAGAAGGAGTCGCCCTCGCGGAGTTAATCGCCGGCCAATCCGGCCATGTGAATTATTTAGCCGTTCCCTCCATAATGTATACTTGGCCGGAATTGGCTTGGGTCGGAAAGGGAGAAGAGGAACTCAAGGCCGCGGGTGTCGAATACAAAACCGGAAAGTCCCTATTTAAGCCAAATGCAAGAGCAAAAGCGATGAACGAGGCCGAAGGCCAAGTAAAGATATTGGCGGATAAAAAGACGGATAAGATTTTGGGAGCCTTTGTCTTCGGGCCTAGGGCCTCGGACATGATCGCCGAATTGGCGGTCGCAGTGGAATTCGGCGCTTCGGCCGAGGATATTGCAAGATCGTTTCATGCACACCCTACCTTATCCGAAGTTGTAAAAGAGGCGGCAATGGCCGTCGATAAGTGGGCGATTCACGCATAG
- a CDS encoding MBL fold metallo-hydrolase: MEIQLYGVRGSIPSPLRTPEYREKILTILKMAETSGGKAFSSPETWLETLPDYLTFVTGGNTTCIKVRSSSGDSVLIDMGTGVRVLGDELIQGEFGKGNGELSIFFTHTHWDHIQGIPFFKPLYIPGNKFTLYSPSKDLEDRLYYQQEPRFFPVSFERFADQCSFRQLKTEEAVLIGGMKIEWLPLKHPGGSVAYKFTENGKSFIFATDAEYTGEDLPLVVQQKPFFLGADLLLLDSQYTLDESFQKFDWGHTSYTMAVNCASNWEVKTLALTHHEPAYSDEILAIILDDAKTHAENLGTKDLSIILAREGMKFELV, translated from the coding sequence GTGGAAATTCAGCTATACGGCGTCCGCGGATCCATCCCTTCTCCCTTGCGGACCCCGGAATATAGGGAAAAGATTTTAACGATTCTCAAGATGGCGGAAACTTCCGGGGGCAAAGCGTTTTCTTCCCCAGAAACTTGGCTGGAAACCTTACCCGATTACCTGACTTTCGTAACGGGCGGGAATACGACTTGCATTAAGGTCCGCTCCTCCTCGGGCGATTCGGTTCTAATCGACATGGGTACCGGCGTGAGGGTATTGGGGGATGAACTCATTCAAGGCGAATTCGGAAAAGGAAATGGAGAATTATCCATTTTCTTCACTCATACTCATTGGGACCATATTCAGGGAATACCTTTCTTTAAACCTCTTTACATTCCGGGAAATAAATTCACACTCTATTCCCCGAGTAAGGATTTAGAGGACCGGCTTTATTATCAGCAAGAACCTAGATTTTTTCCGGTATCTTTCGAACGATTTGCGGATCAATGTAGCTTCCGGCAACTCAAAACCGAAGAGGCTGTCCTGATCGGAGGAATGAAGATCGAATGGCTTCCGCTCAAACATCCTGGCGGGTCGGTCGCGTATAAGTTTACTGAAAATGGAAAAAGCTTCATTTTTGCTACGGATGCGGAATATACCGGAGAAGATTTGCCGCTGGTGGTGCAACAGAAGCCCTTTTTCCTCGGAGCCGATTTGCTGCTTTTGGATTCCCAGTACACCTTGGACGAATCGTTTCAGAAATTCGATTGGGGACATACTTCCTATACGATGGCGGTTAATTGTGCTTCGAATTGGGAAGTTAAAACTCTCGCCTTGACACACCATGAGCCTGCGTATTCCGACGAAATTTTAGCAATCATCTTGGATGACGCCAAAACCCATGCTGAAAATCTTGGTACCAAGGACCTATCCATAATCCTGGCTCGGGAAGGAATGAAATTCGAACTCGTATGA
- a CDS encoding DUF6941 family protein, with translation MNANASEPVLLALLFADRVITEDNGKRGIIGTFTKFFAQQFPVVFPPWGIYICVTNLTPGDHEFTLELEFADTSEKIMGVGGTIRVNNGAEPVEIGIPIPHAVFPREGRYILLLRVGGDIVGSRPLWVDQVPAVPPPA, from the coding sequence ATGAATGCAAATGCAAGCGAACCAGTGCTTCTTGCTCTACTCTTTGCGGATCGAGTGATAACCGAAGACAACGGCAAGCGCGGAATTATCGGAACGTTTACGAAATTCTTTGCGCAGCAATTCCCTGTCGTTTTCCCACCTTGGGGAATTTATATCTGTGTTACGAATCTTACTCCGGGTGATCATGAATTTACGCTCGAACTTGAATTTGCGGATACGAGTGAAAAAATAATGGGAGTCGGCGGAACGATTCGAGTGAATAACGGTGCAGAGCCCGTCGAAATCGGCATTCCAATCCCGCACGCAGTTTTTCCGAGAGAAGGACGTTATATTTTACTCTTACGTGTCGGAGGAGATATTGTCGGGAGTCGACCTCTTTGGGTCGATCAAGTTCCTGCCGTTCCTCCGCCCGCTTAG
- a CDS encoding 2-oxoglutarate dehydrogenase E1 component has protein sequence MKIEQLMALYGENGVLLEELYEKFKKDPQSLDKEWALFFQEVETNGVYSGNGTNGASNGNGNGKGAVATSFTDAQAGSFREMGIINLLNAYRRQGHLAADLDPLGIFKPNRKFIDAKLGNLTQSDLDTVVDTNNASLGRAKLRDVIDWFEKTYCSTIGYEQYYLVNDEEREWLQKQVESVDFHAPLSKSIRLRLFEKLFQADHFETFLAKKYVGKKRFSLEGGESMIPMLDTIVEEAGHFKMDGLVIGMAHRGRLNVLVNVIEKPASLVFAEFEEKAEKGAVSYADVKYHLGYSNSKMTTAGKEVKLSLAFNPSHLEAVNPVVTGSVRARQEQYDDTERSKYMPVTIHGDAAFAGQGVVAETINLMNLEGYTTGGTFHIVINNQIGFTTLPNESRSTLYATDLAKGYQIPIVHVNGDDPEAVYRVTKLGMEYRQKFKKDFIIDLICYRRLGHNETDEPAFTQPKMYAVIKSHLPTAQLYEKKLLADGDITKDEIDFIKNGSQQGLEDSFQRAKEQDIKMKVDTMRGVWARYSKDPLDSGTATSVLAEQMDRIVHAITTVPEGFTPNPKLVKLLQSRKEMAEGKIPLDWGMAEALSFGSILENGFRIRLSGQDSQRGTFSHRHAVLVDINSGEKYVGLNHISDKQAKAEIVNSSLSEFSVLGFEYGYSLSDPNALVIWEAQFGDFANNTQVIFDQFLSSSEVKWQRLSGLTILLPHGYEGQGPEHSSGRIERFLQLSADNNMQVANCTNAAQYFHLLRRQMLRNFRKPLIIFTPKSLLRFPGALSPIEDLLKGAFKEVLPDSGDLKADKVEKIVFSFGKVYYDLLKYREENKVQNTALIRVEQMYPFPNKEIEAILRTYKNAKTFVWCQEEPKNQGAWFFVRDRLEELLPSSSRLKYAGRKESPSPAAGHMKVHLQEQDQLVQDAFLY, from the coding sequence ATGAAAATCGAACAATTAATGGCATTATACGGAGAAAACGGAGTTCTCCTGGAAGAACTTTACGAAAAGTTTAAGAAAGATCCCCAGTCTTTGGACAAGGAATGGGCTCTCTTTTTCCAAGAAGTCGAGACCAACGGGGTCTATTCCGGTAACGGAACTAACGGCGCCTCGAACGGTAATGGAAACGGAAAAGGAGCCGTGGCGACTTCATTTACTGACGCCCAGGCGGGTTCTTTTCGTGAAATGGGGATCATCAACCTTCTGAATGCGTATAGAAGGCAGGGGCACCTTGCTGCCGATTTGGATCCATTAGGAATTTTTAAACCGAATCGCAAATTCATAGACGCTAAACTGGGGAACTTGACCCAGTCGGACTTGGATACGGTCGTCGACACCAATAACGCTAGTCTCGGAAGAGCTAAGCTTAGGGATGTCATCGACTGGTTTGAAAAGACCTATTGTAGCACGATCGGATACGAACAATATTATCTTGTAAACGACGAGGAGCGAGAATGGTTGCAAAAACAGGTCGAATCCGTCGATTTCCATGCTCCTTTATCCAAAAGTATCCGTCTCCGCCTCTTTGAAAAACTTTTCCAAGCCGATCATTTCGAAACGTTTCTCGCAAAAAAATACGTGGGTAAAAAGCGCTTCTCCCTGGAAGGAGGGGAGAGCATGATTCCCATGCTAGATACGATCGTGGAAGAGGCCGGACATTTTAAAATGGACGGACTCGTTATCGGCATGGCTCATAGAGGTCGCTTAAACGTACTCGTTAATGTGATTGAAAAGCCGGCTTCCTTGGTATTCGCCGAGTTCGAGGAAAAAGCGGAAAAAGGTGCCGTCAGCTACGCCGACGTAAAATACCATTTGGGTTATTCCAACAGTAAAATGACGACAGCGGGCAAGGAAGTAAAGTTATCTTTGGCTTTTAATCCTAGTCATTTGGAAGCCGTAAATCCGGTCGTAACCGGATCCGTTCGCGCACGACAAGAGCAGTACGACGATACCGAGCGCTCTAAGTATATGCCTGTAACCATCCACGGAGACGCCGCGTTTGCCGGACAGGGAGTGGTTGCGGAAACCATTAACTTAATGAATTTAGAAGGTTATACGACCGGTGGAACGTTTCACATCGTCATCAATAACCAGATCGGCTTTACCACGCTGCCGAACGAATCTAGATCGACTTTGTACGCGACCGACTTGGCAAAAGGTTATCAGATCCCCATCGTGCACGTTAACGGCGACGATCCGGAGGCGGTTTACCGAGTGACTAAACTCGGGATGGAATATCGTCAGAAGTTTAAAAAGGATTTTATCATCGATTTGATCTGCTATCGCCGACTCGGGCATAACGAAACCGACGAACCTGCATTCACCCAGCCCAAAATGTATGCGGTAATCAAAAGTCATCTTCCGACCGCGCAACTCTACGAAAAGAAATTATTGGCGGACGGAGATATTACTAAAGACGAAATCGATTTCATCAAAAACGGCTCGCAACAAGGCTTGGAAGATTCTTTCCAAAGAGCTAAAGAGCAGGATATTAAGATGAAGGTCGATACGATGCGCGGAGTTTGGGCCCGCTACTCCAAGGATCCTCTGGACAGCGGCACGGCGACTTCCGTACTTGCGGAGCAGATGGATCGAATCGTTCATGCGATCACGACCGTTCCGGAAGGATTCACTCCGAATCCGAAATTAGTCAAGCTCCTACAAAGTAGAAAAGAAATGGCGGAAGGAAAAATTCCTTTGGATTGGGGGATGGCCGAGGCGCTATCCTTCGGATCGATTCTGGAAAACGGTTTTAGAATCCGACTTTCGGGACAGGACAGCCAAAGGGGTACTTTCTCTCATCGTCATGCGGTTCTTGTGGATATTAATTCCGGCGAAAAATACGTAGGATTGAATCATATCTCTGACAAGCAAGCCAAGGCCGAGATCGTAAATTCATCGCTTTCGGAATTTTCCGTTTTGGGATTCGAATACGGTTACTCGCTTTCGGATCCGAATGCCTTGGTTATTTGGGAAGCGCAGTTCGGAGACTTTGCCAATAATACTCAAGTGATCTTCGACCAATTTCTTTCCAGTTCGGAAGTAAAATGGCAAAGGTTATCGGGTTTAACCATATTGCTGCCTCACGGATACGAAGGCCAAGGACCCGAACATAGCTCGGGTCGTATAGAGAGATTCCTCCAGCTCTCCGCCGACAATAATATGCAGGTCGCGAATTGTACGAATGCGGCACAATACTTCCATTTGCTCAGACGGCAGATGCTTAGAAATTTCCGTAAACCGTTGATCATCTTTACGCCGAAATCGCTTTTGCGGTTTCCGGGTGCTTTGTCTCCGATCGAAGATCTGTTGAAGGGAGCTTTCAAAGAAGTTCTACCCGATTCGGGCGATTTAAAAGCGGATAAAGTCGAAAAAATCGTGTTCAGTTTCGGAAAAGTCTATTACGATTTATTAAAATATCGCGAAGAAAATAAGGTTCAAAATACCGCATTGATTCGCGTGGAGCAAATGTATCCGTTCCCGAATAAGGAAATCGAGGCGATTTTAAGAACTTATAAGAACGCGAAAACATTCGTATGGTGCCAGGAAGAACCGAAAAATCAAGGTGCATGGTTTTTCGTACGGGATCGTTTGGAAGAACTTCTTCCTTCGTCCTCGCGATTGAAATATGCGGGTCGAAAAGAATCTCCGAGTCCGGCTGCGGGTCATATGAAAGTCCATCTTCAGGAGCAAGACCAACTCGTGCAGGATGCGTTTCTTTACTGA
- a CDS encoding penicillin-binding protein 1A, whose protein sequence is MTLFSDGIHRTTKILLGIALAGGLFFGYILSEVDEGGELAMLASYQPTTPTRLYDNNGIVFAELYRHKQQLLKYQDIPPHVVQAFLSVEDNNFFNHFGIDFMAISRAAIVNVLSGRIKQGGSTLTQQLAKTVLQNRKRSFIRKFVEALFTLQIEQEYSKEEILEIYFNLIYLGHGTTGLASAADVYFHKDVTDLDVAEAALLARLPKAPVDYSPYKNPAAAKRAHLEVLKLMAGQGFIPADKVQFIHDEFWEKYWPVVITQSPSQSTWGTKLNRAPHFTEFVRQKLLKVLGEDRLYNGGLKIYTTLDVRKQEIAQEELRKALKKHDDLVSGVTVNYAGGADRGLVGLYGLLGSVFPVGVPFVSKLDDKANFRVALEKELIDAADLLTLFTPEADNESASFTEFQKRSAVFGKNLHVEGAAITIDHTNGYIQTMVGGYEFTPKNQFNRAVQARRQTGSSFKPFVYGAAIAERVVGSGTGIMDAPLTTLTEEGEGWSPQDFDGDFQGMVPLSRALSLSLNIVSVQVFLRTGADAVIDFASRLTKADKSRFPSSPALALGIAELTPYEMAVGYSIIANKGRNVIPFAVRYVIDQSGNVIYNEEEKVRQELEREREDGSIQVISEGTSYILRRMLMMVAMAGTATDGLRNPEKGNYKGFAAGKTGSTSSFTNAWYCGFDPKLTTVIWMGFDKSSISLGRGQAASVLAVPIWGRMYNRFYGGEGYPNFGNEHGEDLPPDEVQGGGTCAYNGLTPKPGVCPMTQNLTLKPITVAGVTKSVQGNRQCDGDRDHHRSIDFREFLQQEYQISDEEIGKTERKFKPKTD, encoded by the coding sequence ATGACTCTTTTTAGCGACGGAATCCATCGGACGACCAAAATCCTGCTCGGGATCGCCTTGGCAGGCGGATTGTTTTTCGGCTATATACTTTCGGAGGTGGACGAGGGGGGGGAGCTCGCGATGCTTGCTTCCTATCAACCTACGACCCCGACCCGTCTTTACGATAATAACGGAATCGTTTTCGCCGAACTATATCGACATAAACAGCAGTTGCTCAAATACCAAGATATTCCTCCTCATGTCGTGCAGGCCTTCCTGTCCGTAGAAGATAATAATTTCTTCAATCACTTTGGAATCGACTTCATGGCGATCAGTCGCGCGGCCATCGTGAATGTGCTCTCGGGAAGGATCAAGCAAGGCGGTTCGACACTAACCCAGCAGTTGGCCAAAACGGTCTTACAGAATAGAAAGAGATCGTTCATCCGTAAGTTCGTGGAAGCCCTCTTTACTCTGCAGATCGAGCAGGAATATTCTAAGGAAGAAATCCTAGAAATTTACTTTAATTTAATATATTTAGGACATGGAACCACCGGTTTGGCGTCGGCGGCCGACGTGTATTTTCATAAGGACGTGACGGATTTGGATGTAGCCGAGGCCGCTTTATTGGCTCGTCTGCCCAAGGCTCCCGTGGACTATTCTCCATACAAGAATCCCGCCGCAGCCAAGCGCGCCCATCTGGAAGTTTTGAAATTGATGGCGGGACAGGGATTCATTCCCGCGGATAAGGTCCAATTCATTCACGACGAATTTTGGGAAAAATATTGGCCGGTCGTAATTACTCAATCCCCCTCACAGTCGACTTGGGGAACCAAATTGAATCGGGCTCCTCATTTTACGGAATTCGTAAGACAGAAATTATTAAAAGTATTGGGAGAAGATCGACTTTATAACGGCGGATTGAAAATTTACACCACCCTCGACGTCCGAAAGCAGGAAATCGCCCAGGAAGAACTTCGTAAGGCGCTTAAAAAACACGATGATCTCGTTTCAGGTGTAACGGTTAACTACGCCGGCGGGGCCGATCGAGGACTTGTGGGTTTATACGGACTTTTAGGTTCAGTTTTTCCCGTGGGAGTTCCTTTCGTAAGTAAACTGGACGATAAGGCGAACTTTCGGGTTGCGCTTGAAAAAGAGCTGATCGACGCCGCCGATTTACTGACCCTTTTCACGCCCGAGGCGGATAACGAATCGGCCTCGTTTACCGAATTCCAAAAAAGGTCCGCAGTTTTCGGAAAGAACCTGCACGTGGAAGGTGCCGCGATTACGATCGATCATACGAACGGCTATATTCAAACGATGGTCGGCGGATACGAATTCACTCCTAAGAATCAATTCAACCGAGCGGTCCAAGCTCGGCGACAAACCGGTTCTTCGTTTAAACCCTTCGTTTATGGTGCTGCAATTGCCGAGAGAGTTGTGGGCTCCGGAACGGGAATTATGGACGCTCCGCTTACGACTTTGACGGAGGAGGGAGAAGGTTGGTCCCCTCAAGACTTTGACGGAGATTTTCAGGGAATGGTCCCTCTTTCGAGAGCTCTATCGCTCTCGCTGAACATCGTGTCCGTGCAGGTCTTCCTCAGGACGGGTGCGGATGCTGTCATAGATTTTGCATCTCGTTTAACAAAGGCTGATAAGAGTCGTTTTCCTTCCAGCCCTGCGCTTGCGCTCGGAATCGCGGAGTTGACCCCCTACGAGATGGCGGTCGGATATTCGATTATCGCAAACAAAGGCAGAAACGTAATTCCCTTTGCCGTCCGTTACGTGATAGACCAATCCGGAAACGTAATTTACAACGAGGAAGAGAAAGTTCGACAAGAGTTGGAAAGGGAGAGGGAAGACGGATCCATCCAAGTGATCAGCGAGGGCACTTCCTATATTCTGCGCAGAATGCTGATGATGGTCGCGATGGCCGGAACCGCCACCGACGGATTAAGGAATCCCGAAAAAGGAAATTATAAAGGCTTTGCCGCGGGTAAAACCGGCTCGACTTCCTCGTTTACTAACGCTTGGTATTGCGGATTCGATCCTAAGCTTACGACAGTGATTTGGATGGGCTTTGATAAAAGTTCGATTTCATTAGGAAGAGGGCAGGCTGCATCGGTCCTCGCCGTTCCTATCTGGGGAAGAATGTACAACAGATTTTACGGTGGGGAAGGGTATCCGAATTTCGGAAACGAACACGGTGAGGACCTCCCACCGGACGAAGTTCAGGGTGGTGGAACCTGCGCTTATAACGGGCTGACTCCCAAACCGGGAGTTTGTCCGATGACGCAAAATTTAACCTTAAAACCTATTACGGTTGCCGGAGTAACGAAGTCCGTACAAGGCAATCGACAATGCGACGGTGACCGGGACCATCATCGATCGATCGATTTCCGCGAATTCTTACAGCAGGAATATCAGATTAGCGATGAAGAAATCGGGAAAACCGAGAGGAAGTTTAAACCTAAAACGGATTAA
- the odhB gene encoding 2-oxoglutarate dehydrogenase complex dihydrolipoyllysine-residue succinyltransferase has product MSIEIKVPEMGESITEATIANWVKKEGERVEQDEVLVELETDKVTMEVPAPSAGVLQKINKKPGETVKIKEVIGLIDSASSSSSPSPSSTSPETAKTTSAPIVNNAGAVNETLPPAVRKLIDDNGLNPASIRGTGKNGQITKEDVLTAAANKATNVTAGPSTQPQPVKEIPKAIPAANRGNLPRENVVPMTKLRQTIANRLVSAQHNAAHLTTFNEVDMSAVMDLRNKYKDKFKDAHNIGLGFMSFFTKAAIGALKIIPAINAEIRGTDTVYKNYYDIGVAVGGPKGLVVPIVRDADLLSFAQIESEIARLANKVKDGKIELSEMEGGTFTISNGGIYGSMMSTPILNPPQSGILGLHNIVKRAVVVNDQIVIRPMMYLALSYDHRIVDGKEAVTFLVKVKEAIEDPTRLLLEV; this is encoded by the coding sequence ATGTCGATAGAGATCAAGGTTCCCGAAATGGGCGAATCCATTACGGAAGCTACCATAGCAAATTGGGTTAAAAAAGAAGGCGAACGAGTAGAACAGGATGAAGTCCTCGTAGAACTGGAAACCGATAAGGTGACCATGGAAGTCCCGGCCCCGTCGGCGGGAGTCCTCCAGAAGATAAATAAAAAGCCCGGAGAAACGGTTAAAATCAAAGAAGTCATCGGACTTATCGATTCAGCCTCCTCCTCAAGCTCTCCTTCCCCCTCCTCCACTTCTCCAGAAACAGCCAAAACGACCTCAGCACCGATAGTAAATAATGCAGGAGCCGTCAACGAGACGCTTCCGCCGGCGGTTAGAAAGTTGATCGATGATAACGGTTTAAATCCGGCCTCGATCCGTGGCACCGGAAAGAACGGGCAAATTACGAAAGAGGACGTCTTAACGGCTGCGGCCAATAAGGCGACTAACGTGACGGCAGGCCCTTCCACCCAACCGCAACCGGTAAAAGAAATTCCTAAAGCGATTCCGGCCGCAAACAGAGGAAATCTGCCTCGCGAGAACGTAGTTCCTATGACCAAGCTTCGCCAGACTATCGCGAATCGCTTGGTTTCCGCACAACATAACGCGGCGCATCTTACGACGTTTAACGAAGTGGATATGAGCGCCGTGATGGATCTTAGGAATAAATATAAGGATAAGTTCAAGGACGCTCATAATATCGGACTAGGATTCATGAGTTTCTTTACGAAGGCTGCGATCGGCGCATTGAAAATCATTCCCGCCATCAACGCTGAAATTCGCGGAACGGATACGGTTTATAAGAATTATTACGATATCGGAGTGGCCGTAGGAGGGCCGAAAGGCCTCGTCGTTCCTATCGTCAGGGACGCTGATTTGCTCAGTTTTGCGCAGATCGAATCCGAGATTGCCAGACTTGCGAATAAGGTAAAAGACGGCAAAATCGAACTTTCGGAAATGGAAGGGGGAACCTTTACGATTTCGAACGGGGGAATTTACGGATCAATGATGTCGACTCCGATCCTGAATCCGCCTCAAAGTGGAATTTTAGGACTTCATAATATAGTGAAGCGCGCCGTCGTTGTAAACGACCAGATCGTTATTCGCCCGATGATGTATTTGGCTCTTTCCTACGATCATAGGATCGTGGACGGAAAAGAGGCGGTAACTTTCTTGGTAAAAGTAAAAGAAGCGATCGAGGATCCGACTCGGCTTCTTTTGGAAGTATAG